A part of Microbulbifer sp. MI-G genomic DNA contains:
- a CDS encoding haloacid dehalogenase type II, translating into MAVTLALDVYGTLINTHGVVAILAEWIGPKANTFSGTWREKQLEYAFRRGLMQIYEPFSRCTSDALEYTCRFYRIQLTKEQKKRIIDSYLMLPAFEDVAPALAALDKRGVQMTAFSNGEEKAVESLLRHAGLRDYFQAIVSCDCIRTFKPDPAVYSYLMRKTRVLAKNLWLVSSNPFDVIGAMSAGLQAVWVKRSPEAVFDPWGLAPTKVVTDLCGLESIV; encoded by the coding sequence ATGGCAGTCACACTGGCTCTCGATGTTTACGGCACGCTGATCAATACCCACGGCGTTGTCGCTATCCTTGCGGAATGGATAGGTCCCAAGGCCAATACGTTTAGCGGTACATGGCGGGAGAAGCAGCTTGAATATGCTTTTCGCCGCGGGCTAATGCAGATCTACGAACCTTTTTCCCGATGTACAAGCGATGCATTGGAATATACCTGCCGGTTTTACCGTATCCAGCTGACAAAAGAACAGAAAAAGAGAATCATCGACAGTTACCTGATGCTGCCCGCCTTTGAGGATGTAGCGCCCGCCCTGGCAGCGCTGGATAAAAGGGGAGTACAGATGACTGCTTTTTCAAATGGAGAGGAAAAAGCAGTGGAATCGCTGCTCAGGCACGCCGGCCTGCGCGATTATTTTCAAGCTATTGTGAGCTGCGATTGTATCAGGACCTTTAAACCCGATCCGGCAGTTTACAGTTACCTTATGCGCAAAACCCGCGTGCTGGCGAAAAATCTCTGGCTGGTCTCTAGCAATCCTTTTGATGTTATTGGAGCTATGTCTGCGGGTCTGCAAGCGGTATGGGTCAAGCGCTCGCCGGAGGCCGTTTTTGATCCCTGGGGATTAGCGCCCACAAAAGTGGTCACGGATTTGTGCGGTCTTGAATCAATCGTTTGA